In one Candidatus Nitronereus thalassa genomic region, the following are encoded:
- a CDS encoding CBS domain-containing protein, which produces MLTIWSINSQAEQYVPGMVRTSRSVEKVTPSTSVPSIKDAHSEGKSGSSSFPFPNKLTKAYVGSQEESSKRELAVLAKQVMTSPTVSIGIKSPIADAWKLFYHHRFRHVPVVNDEDRIVGILSDRDLWREAAGIHQHTEIESVPLSSLTVQDIMVDRVLTAHPDTEIRTIARVMFEERIGALPIVNERGYPVGIITRSDILRTVMNQVPLELWI; this is translated from the coding sequence GTGCTTACCATCTGGAGTATTAACAGCCAGGCTGAGCAATACGTGCCTGGTATGGTTCGAACCTCCCGCTCAGTGGAAAAAGTCACCCCATCCACTTCCGTACCATCAATTAAAGACGCTCATTCCGAAGGAAAGTCGGGGTCATCCTCGTTCCCATTTCCCAACAAATTGACCAAGGCGTATGTCGGTTCTCAGGAAGAGAGCTCAAAACGGGAGCTTGCCGTGTTGGCGAAACAGGTAATGACTTCACCCACTGTATCGATCGGGATAAAGTCTCCAATCGCAGATGCCTGGAAATTGTTTTACCATCATCGCTTTCGTCATGTCCCTGTGGTGAATGATGAGGATCGGATTGTTGGCATTCTTTCCGATCGTGATCTTTGGCGAGAGGCCGCAGGCATTCATCAACATACCGAGATTGAATCAGTGCCACTGAGCAGCCTTACGGTGCAGGATATTATGGTTGATCGTGTGCTCACGGCTCACCCGGACACCGAAATTCGCACTATTGCGCGGGTAATGTTTGAGGAGCGTATCGGGGCACTTCCTATTGTGAATGAAAGAGGCTATCCGGTGGGAATAATCACCCGAAGCGATATTCTGCGGACGGTAATGAACCAAGTTCCATTGGAATTATGGATTTAG
- a CDS encoding pentapeptide repeat-containing protein, whose product MNRGRGHESLIVLTAAWILFSGVLASGPSQAETSEQTTACQSPYQQAKLSQHMLEDVLHRHKKWLVNREDQEGQKANLCGADLQELDLREVDLSGANLSEAKMIHADLSGGKFVKANFQKANLRQASLSLSDLREANFSGANLHAANLRKADIARGNFFQANLREVNLSEAYLSLANFQEAHLDDGYLKGANLDGANLTQASFRAADLQGASLHRALLRKANMAQADLFQAELQEADLQGANLDQAELHGANFNEANLQQASLRGANLERGIFYRANLHLADLTEANLQEADLLLADLSQAHLRGAGLDEAYLAKANLREADVEGADFSWANMADADLRSANLTRVVLFNTNMQEANLSGARFPEADMRGTDIRKAVLTKADLRNTSMKFVLGLTQEQLNAACVGERTSLPKGLTRPTPCPTKAD is encoded by the coding sequence ATGAACAGAGGAAGAGGGCATGAAAGTCTTATTGTATTGACGGCTGCCTGGATTTTGTTTTCAGGGGTCTTGGCGAGTGGGCCATCTCAAGCCGAAACTTCTGAGCAGACCACAGCCTGTCAGAGCCCTTACCAACAGGCTAAATTGTCACAGCACATGTTAGAGGATGTTCTTCACCGTCATAAAAAATGGCTGGTGAATCGAGAGGATCAGGAAGGTCAAAAGGCCAATTTGTGTGGGGCGGATTTACAGGAATTGGATTTACGAGAAGTGGATTTGAGTGGTGCCAACCTGTCAGAAGCCAAAATGATCCATGCCGATCTTTCGGGTGGGAAATTCGTGAAAGCCAATTTTCAGAAAGCCAACTTGAGACAAGCATCGTTGTCTCTCAGTGATCTGCGTGAAGCCAATTTCTCTGGAGCGAATCTTCATGCGGCCAATCTTCGAAAGGCGGACATCGCCAGGGGAAATTTTTTTCAGGCGAACCTGAGGGAAGTCAATTTGTCAGAAGCCTATTTATCCTTGGCCAATTTTCAAGAGGCTCACCTTGATGACGGGTACCTCAAGGGAGCGAATTTGGATGGAGCCAATCTTACTCAAGCCAGTTTTCGGGCTGCGGACCTTCAAGGCGCGAGCCTTCATCGAGCCTTGTTGAGAAAAGCCAACATGGCGCAGGCGGATCTATTTCAAGCAGAGCTTCAAGAAGCGGACTTGCAAGGGGCGAATTTGGATCAGGCCGAATTGCATGGAGCCAACTTTAATGAAGCGAACCTTCAACAGGCGAGCCTTCGTGGAGCCAACCTCGAACGGGGAATTTTCTACAGAGCGAATTTGCACCTCGCCGATTTAACAGAGGCGAACTTGCAAGAAGCCGATCTCTTATTGGCGGACTTAAGTCAGGCACATCTACGAGGGGCGGGTTTGGATGAAGCCTATTTGGCTAAGGCGAATCTTCGAGAAGCGGATGTAGAGGGTGCTGATTTTTCTTGGGCGAATATGGCTGACGCGGACTTAAGGTCTGCCAATCTTACTCGAGTCGTGTTGTTCAATACGAATATGCAGGAGGCAAACCTTTCCGGAGCGCGTTTTCCTGAGGCGGATATGCGAGGGACGGATATTCGAAAGGCCGTATTGACCAAAGCTGATTTACGGAACACCTCGATGAAGTTTGTTCTTGGCCTGACTCAAGAACAATTAAACGCGGCATGTGTGGGAGAGCGAACCAGTTTGCCAAAAGGTTTGACGAGGCCTACCCCTTGTCCAACAAAAGCGGATTAA
- a CDS encoding universal stress protein, which produces MNIICAVDGSEYANWGIEILGSLFHRSLKEVILLHVMDTNPVKAGLKKEGARATKVKKFISALEKHGRDVLKRAKAHAELAINQSKTKPFVSIRCVLAKGHAAEVIIREAEKRTPHLIILGSRGMADIKGYLMGSVSRKVLSYAPCAVLMVKEPLLTPAKALLALDGSGASRRAANAVKKWLDPEDVSIQILSAVPQVLTDIAPKVLPKAHLLALTEPFYHRAEELTSQYRTMFITEGYEVHPEIRKGNPREVILESIRKSKVQLAILGSKGLTGPERFQMGSVSEWVAAYSGCSVLVIRPRPA; this is translated from the coding sequence ATGAATATCATTTGTGCCGTTGATGGGTCGGAATATGCCAATTGGGGTATTGAAATCCTGGGTAGTTTGTTTCACCGGTCACTTAAGGAGGTGATCCTTCTTCATGTCATGGACACCAATCCCGTGAAAGCGGGATTAAAAAAAGAAGGGGCCAGAGCCACCAAGGTCAAAAAATTTATATCCGCGCTAGAGAAGCATGGTAGGGACGTGCTCAAAAGGGCGAAGGCCCATGCCGAATTGGCCATCAATCAATCCAAGACCAAACCGTTTGTCTCTATTCGTTGTGTTCTGGCGAAAGGTCATGCTGCGGAGGTGATCATTCGAGAGGCGGAAAAGCGAACACCACATCTCATCATTCTCGGGTCACGAGGCATGGCGGATATTAAGGGATATTTGATGGGCAGTGTCTCCCGCAAGGTGTTGTCCTATGCTCCCTGTGCAGTCCTTATGGTTAAAGAACCCCTGCTGACTCCGGCCAAGGCCTTGTTAGCCTTGGATGGGTCAGGGGCCTCCAGGCGTGCCGCCAATGCCGTGAAAAAATGGCTGGACCCTGAAGATGTATCGATTCAGATTTTATCGGCGGTTCCTCAAGTCTTAACCGATATTGCGCCCAAAGTCCTTCCTAAAGCCCATCTTCTGGCTCTTACCGAACCGTTCTACCATCGGGCCGAAGAACTCACCAGTCAGTACCGAACCATGTTTATTACCGAAGGGTATGAAGTCCATCCCGAGATTCGCAAAGGCAATCCACGGGAAGTCATTTTAGAATCCATTCGCAAATCAAAAGTACAGTTGGCGATTCTGGGAAGCAAAGGATTAACCGGTCCGGAACGTTTTCAAATGGGAAGTGTTTCGGAATGGGTGGCGGCATATTCTGGATGTTCTGTTCTCGTCATTCGACCTCGCCCGGCCTAG
- a CDS encoding universal stress protein, producing the protein MTRFKKILVPVDFSSCSKEALHMAADLAALFDARLFLLHVIDTRPLENLRNMGLGSSNEEKAQMKKLRHFARLQARTLLQTPELRKLKIDRILSEGKPFVEIIRTARTEKVDLIVRGSYGGQTSDVGRIFFGSTAEQVVRTANCPVLCVPFLYKKPTGPKNVNPQKSKTKRSKMAQSS; encoded by the coding sequence ATGACGCGTTTTAAAAAAATTTTAGTGCCTGTAGATTTTTCTTCTTGCTCCAAAGAAGCCCTTCATATGGCGGCCGACCTCGCGGCCCTTTTCGATGCTCGACTTTTCCTCCTCCATGTCATTGATACTCGACCACTTGAGAACTTACGCAACATGGGATTAGGTTCTTCCAACGAAGAAAAAGCTCAAATGAAAAAGTTGCGTCATTTCGCCCGACTTCAAGCCCGAACACTGTTGCAAACTCCGGAGTTAAGGAAATTGAAAATCGACAGGATTCTCAGCGAAGGCAAACCCTTCGTGGAAATCATTCGTACGGCCAGGACGGAAAAAGTCGATCTTATTGTGAGGGGAAGTTATGGAGGGCAAACATCCGATGTGGGGAGAATATTTTTTGGAAGCACGGCGGAACAAGTGGTGCGGACGGCAAACTGTCCGGTATTGTGCGTCCCGTTTCTTTACAAGAAACCCACAGGACCCAAAAACGTCAATCCACAAAAATCTAAGACAAAACGGTCAAAAATGGCCCAAAGTTCATAA
- a CDS encoding cyclic nucleotide-binding/CBS domain-containing protein, which translates to MLSEIMQKTLKSIPADSSITAAAEKMRQDKISALLVERKGKFIGLLTDTDIVRKGLGAKRNLDQTTPEQLMATDLPSIQVTKTSHDAYDMMGDLGVRHLVICDKDKIVGLVSMRDLLLHFKSYEPSIGVD; encoded by the coding sequence ATGCTATCTGAAATTATGCAAAAAACATTAAAATCAATTCCCGCAGATTCATCCATCACCGCGGCAGCCGAAAAAATGCGCCAAGATAAAATCAGTGCGTTGCTGGTCGAGCGAAAGGGCAAGTTTATTGGCCTGCTCACTGACACCGATATCGTGCGCAAGGGACTTGGCGCCAAGAGGAACCTAGACCAAACTACCCCAGAGCAATTAATGGCCACCGATTTACCCTCCATACAAGTCACTAAAACTTCTCACGATGCGTATGACATGATGGGCGATCTTGGAGTTCGTCATTTGGTCATCTGTGATAAGGACAAAATTGTGGGATTGGTATCCATGCGTGACCTCCTTCTACACTTTAAAAGTTATGAACCCAGTATTGGAGTAGATTAA
- a CDS encoding cation:proton antiporter, whose product MNLFLEILLVLLLTRIFSEGAERLGQPAGVGELLAGMALALAAGFLGTSLPFLKEITTSEALGQIAQVGIFFLMLLAGIESNLNELRQNYKGSVGVAIGGAAAPLTLGILLGWAILPESEFKCVQAMLIGISMAITSVPANIKVLTDFGLLHSRIGQTMVAAAIFDDVLGLFMLAVLTSMIQTGGPPDLTALAWLVVKILAFFAITVSLGVHVYPHISRGLKGLQSAALEFSALMAVGLGYGALAEALGMHWILGAFMAGLFFEPSRVGYKAYHEINLIAVAITRGFLGPFFFASIGLHLNFDVVVAFPWLILIVILLAFVGKLLGAGLPARLAGLNTREAMAVGVGMSSRGAVELIVLSIAAEAGLFLQGDGDHGLVTHLFSALVLMGVVTTLISPMILKRILPPALPKRVRNG is encoded by the coding sequence TTGAACCTCTTTCTTGAAATACTCCTCGTTCTTCTTCTCACCCGAATCTTCAGCGAAGGGGCGGAACGCCTCGGCCAACCAGCGGGTGTCGGTGAACTACTTGCAGGAATGGCACTCGCTCTTGCCGCAGGGTTTCTAGGCACCAGCCTTCCATTTCTCAAGGAAATCACCACAAGCGAGGCCTTGGGGCAAATCGCTCAAGTAGGGATATTTTTTCTGATGCTGTTAGCCGGGATCGAATCTAATCTGAATGAACTTCGCCAAAATTACAAAGGGTCCGTGGGCGTGGCCATTGGCGGGGCAGCCGCACCCTTAACCCTTGGCATCCTTTTGGGTTGGGCGATACTTCCGGAATCAGAATTCAAGTGTGTTCAAGCCATGCTGATCGGCATCAGCATGGCGATCACCTCGGTGCCCGCCAATATTAAGGTACTCACGGATTTTGGGCTCTTGCATTCCAGGATCGGTCAAACAATGGTCGCGGCCGCGATTTTTGATGATGTGCTTGGGCTGTTTATGCTAGCCGTCCTGACGTCCATGATTCAAACTGGCGGTCCTCCCGATCTTACGGCCTTGGCCTGGCTGGTAGTAAAGATCCTGGCCTTTTTTGCCATAACCGTGAGCCTCGGTGTGCATGTGTATCCCCATATCAGTCGCGGGTTAAAAGGATTACAAAGTGCGGCCCTCGAATTCAGTGCCCTCATGGCCGTAGGGTTGGGGTACGGCGCTCTAGCTGAAGCCTTAGGGATGCATTGGATTCTCGGAGCGTTTATGGCCGGTTTGTTCTTTGAACCATCTCGGGTAGGATATAAAGCGTATCATGAAATTAATTTGATCGCTGTGGCCATTACACGCGGGTTTCTCGGCCCATTTTTTTTCGCATCCATTGGGCTTCACTTAAATTTTGATGTGGTGGTCGCGTTCCCTTGGCTCATTCTCATTGTGATTCTTCTGGCCTTCGTGGGAAAGTTGCTGGGTGCCGGATTACCGGCTCGTCTTGCCGGGCTGAATACGCGGGAAGCCATGGCAGTGGGCGTAGGAATGAGCAGCCGCGGGGCCGTGGAATTAATTGTCTTAAGTATCGCAGCCGAAGCTGGGTTGTTTCTTCAGGGAGATGGCGACCATGGCCTTGTCACGCATCTGTTTTCCGCTTTGGTATTAATGGGAGTCGTGACCACTTTGATCTCGCCCATGATTCTCAAACGCATTCTTCCTCCAGCTCTTCCAAAACGAGTGCGAAATGGGTAA
- a CDS encoding cation diffusion facilitator family transporter, with protein sequence MGNAPLPEVNQRDRDIRFILVAVLVLNLGVALAKLGYGWLTQSLSMQADGFHSLFDGISNVMGLIGMTLAAHPPDRLHPYGHKKFETLASAGIAVMLIGTCGYVGWRGIQAFFHPQIPHVTGFSFGIMLVTMAINAGVTTWEQRRGKALQSEILIADSYHTASDLLVSFSVLVSLAAVRFGFPLADPIIALIIAAVIAWTAFSIIREVTHSLADQIRLDPKEVKPVVLQVPGVLHCHSIRTRGLAHHIFIDLSIQVEKGLPIEQAHAIAHDVEDQLKGHFEGIEDVVVHLEPDGH encoded by the coding sequence ATGGGTAACGCCCCTTTGCCAGAAGTCAATCAAAGGGATCGGGATATTCGTTTCATCCTTGTTGCGGTGCTCGTCCTCAATCTTGGGGTAGCTCTGGCCAAACTCGGGTATGGATGGCTCACTCAATCCTTAAGCATGCAAGCTGACGGATTTCATTCCCTCTTTGACGGGATCTCCAATGTTATGGGGCTCATCGGCATGACCCTTGCTGCTCATCCGCCTGACCGTTTGCATCCCTACGGCCATAAAAAATTTGAAACACTCGCGTCCGCAGGAATTGCAGTGATGTTGATTGGCACATGTGGATATGTCGGATGGCGTGGCATTCAAGCGTTCTTTCACCCTCAGATACCACATGTCACGGGATTCAGTTTTGGGATCATGCTCGTCACTATGGCCATCAATGCCGGAGTCACCACCTGGGAACAGCGCCGGGGGAAAGCATTACAAAGCGAAATCCTCATCGCCGACTCTTACCACACGGCCAGCGATTTGCTGGTATCGTTTTCTGTGTTGGTCAGTCTGGCAGCCGTACGATTTGGCTTTCCTTTGGCCGATCCCATCATTGCACTCATCATTGCCGCAGTCATTGCCTGGACAGCCTTCTCTATTATTCGCGAAGTCACGCATTCGCTCGCGGATCAAATCCGTTTGGACCCGAAAGAAGTCAAGCCGGTAGTACTCCAAGTCCCAGGGGTACTCCACTGCCATTCCATCAGAACCCGCGGGTTAGCTCATCATATTTTTATCGATCTCTCGATTCAGGTGGAAAAGGGATTGCCCATTGAACAGGCCCATGCCATTGCCCATGACGTGGAAGACCAGTTGAAAGGCCACTTCGAGGGAATTGAAGATGTGGTAGTCCACCTAGAACCGGATGGGCATTAA
- a CDS encoding DUF2442 domain-containing protein, whose product MNMTHDIHKVMRYQKAGPFTLDIEFEDGTHQVIDFRPLLCGELYGPLSEPQVFDQVRLDEEVHTLVWPNGADFDPSTLYNWPQVGSQLKALAKSWETKVG is encoded by the coding sequence ATGAATATGACACACGATATTCATAAAGTGATGCGTTACCAAAAAGCTGGCCCCTTCACTCTGGACATTGAGTTTGAAGACGGTACTCATCAGGTGATTGATTTCCGGCCCTTGCTTTGTGGGGAACTCTATGGACCATTGAGCGAGCCTCAAGTCTTTGATCAGGTCCGGCTAGATGAAGAGGTGCATACCCTTGTTTGGCCTAATGGCGCGGACTTCGATCCTTCTACCCTTTATAATTGGCCGCAGGTTGGGTCCCAGCTCAAAGCTCTTGCCAAAAGCTGGGAGACCAAGGTCGGATAG
- a CDS encoding DUF4160 domain-containing protein, which produces MPEIARFFGIIIRMYVEPSGPHHRPHLHAYYQEHVGIYAIDEIELLAGSLPARQERLTLAWVEIHQEELNRNWDILQSGRPPSKIEPLR; this is translated from the coding sequence ATGCCTGAAATTGCAAGATTCTTTGGAATCATCATTCGAATGTATGTCGAGCCGAGTGGTCCTCATCATCGGCCACACCTTCACGCGTACTATCAAGAGCATGTGGGGATTTATGCCATTGATGAGATCGAATTGTTGGCTGGAAGTCTTCCGGCCCGGCAAGAACGACTAACCCTTGCGTGGGTTGAGATTCACCAGGAAGAGCTCAACCGTAACTGGGATATCTTGCAGTCCGGTCGCCCTCCCAGTAAAATTGAACCACTGCGGTAA
- a CDS encoding PAS domain S-box protein — MDDRHHKEVLIKELQALQQEIGELRAVESMHRETQEGFQAIEVQLAGIIHSAMDGIITVNDSQHVVLFNAAAEQMFGYSAKEAIGQPIDIFIPDRFRDAHRRHIEVYGETQGTNRRMGALGSISGLRRNGEEFPIEASISQFKRGDHRFYTVILRDVTERTQVEESLARLGRLLDESVNEIFLFDAQTLKFTQVNKGAQENLGYSMDELMNMTPVDIKPEFTWETFQELLKPLYDGRKDKMEFSTFHRRKNGSDYPVEVHLQLSQLRQSQVFLAIILDISDRKVLESQLRQTERLAEMGTLAAGMAHEIGTPMNVILGRAEYLMRKTSEESTKQGLATIVTQVERITKIMNQLLSFARRRSIERRPMVLASVVHDMLDVVQDRLKRQQVHLVLNLEGTCPKVFADSDQIRQVILNLVMNAIQAMETGGTLRISQECKDSSVYLSIADTGCGISKENIPKLFTPFFTTKEVGEGTGLGLTVVHGIIQEHEGTIRVESQKKKGATFIISLPIFDSTRHST; from the coding sequence ATGGATGATAGGCATCACAAGGAAGTTTTGATAAAAGAGCTGCAAGCGCTTCAGCAAGAAATCGGAGAACTCCGTGCCGTGGAATCTATGCATCGGGAAACCCAGGAAGGGTTCCAAGCCATAGAAGTGCAATTGGCGGGAATCATTCATTCGGCCATGGATGGAATAATTACCGTGAATGACTCGCAACATGTCGTCTTATTTAATGCCGCGGCTGAACAGATGTTTGGGTATTCGGCCAAAGAAGCCATCGGGCAACCCATCGATATATTTATTCCCGACCGATTTCGTGATGCTCATCGACGGCATATCGAGGTCTATGGAGAGACCCAGGGTACCAACCGACGTATGGGGGCGCTTGGATCGATTTCCGGCCTTCGTCGGAATGGCGAGGAGTTCCCCATTGAAGCCTCAATTTCCCAGTTTAAACGTGGCGATCATCGGTTCTATACCGTGATCTTGCGAGATGTCACGGAGCGGACTCAAGTCGAGGAAAGCCTAGCACGGTTGGGCCGCTTACTGGACGAGTCAGTCAATGAAATCTTTCTGTTTGATGCTCAGACCTTGAAATTTACTCAAGTGAATAAGGGGGCTCAGGAGAACTTAGGGTATTCTATGGATGAACTGATGAACATGACCCCCGTGGATATTAAACCTGAATTTACCTGGGAGACCTTTCAAGAGTTACTTAAACCCTTGTACGACGGCCGCAAAGATAAGATGGAATTTTCAACGTTCCACCGCAGAAAAAATGGATCGGATTATCCCGTCGAAGTGCATTTGCAGCTGTCTCAGTTGCGCCAGTCGCAAGTATTCCTGGCGATCATCTTAGATATTTCCGACCGCAAAGTCTTGGAAAGCCAATTGCGTCAAACCGAACGGCTGGCGGAAATGGGTACCTTGGCCGCTGGCATGGCCCATGAAATTGGTACTCCCATGAACGTGATTTTAGGACGCGCGGAATATTTAATGCGGAAAACATCCGAAGAATCGACCAAGCAGGGTCTTGCGACGATTGTGACGCAAGTCGAGCGGATCACCAAAATTATGAATCAATTGCTGAGCTTTGCTCGGCGTCGGTCCATTGAACGCCGTCCCATGGTCCTCGCAAGTGTGGTGCATGACATGTTGGATGTAGTCCAAGATCGATTAAAACGTCAGCAGGTGCACCTCGTCTTGAACCTCGAGGGTACCTGTCCAAAGGTGTTTGCAGATTCCGATCAAATTCGACAAGTCATTTTGAATCTCGTGATGAATGCCATTCAAGCCATGGAAACAGGAGGGACTCTGCGCATTTCTCAGGAATGCAAGGATTCCTCGGTGTATCTGTCAATCGCCGATACGGGCTGCGGTATTTCCAAGGAGAATATTCCAAAACTGTTCACACCATTTTTTACGACCAAAGAAGTGGGAGAAGGCACGGGACTGGGATTGACGGTGGTTCATGGCATTATCCAGGAACATGAAGGCACCATTCGCGTCGAGAGTCAAAAAAAGAAAGGAGCCACGTTTATCATCTCCCTGCCAATATTTGATTCGACCCGGCACTCAACCTAG
- a CDS encoding sigma-54 dependent transcriptional regulator has translation MLPDANSILIVDDDPELRNLMKDILEDQSFQVTVARDGKDALSFLDNHDFPVVLTDLRMKGMDGAELLEEIVKHHPASNVIMMTAFGTVESAVEAMKRGAFDYLTKPIKTDELLVTIEKAMREAMLRQEVVQLRQQVKRDYSFDQILGKSKPMQEVFDLIRRVADTQTNILITGESGTGKELVAKAIHFNSGRKSMPFIPVNCAAIPEFLLESELFGHVKGSFTDAKSDKRGLFEEANKGTLFLDEISEMPMMLQAKLLRAVQEREIRRVGATRPVAVDVRIIAATNLHLAEEVQAKRFREDLYYRLNVIEICLPPLRERKEDIPLLCDMMLEKSSVGRQKQVTKMSEATLGLLLDYAWPGNVRELENIMERAVTLAQGSVLTPNDLPAAIRDAQGDRHLVEESAERLLSLEDIEHLYIQRVLEKTGGNKFKAAQLLGIDRKTLYRKLGDMQKSQV, from the coding sequence ATGCTCCCCGACGCTAACTCGATTCTAATCGTTGATGATGATCCTGAGCTCCGAAATCTCATGAAAGATATTTTGGAAGATCAGAGTTTTCAGGTGACCGTCGCACGTGATGGGAAAGACGCCCTGAGCTTTTTGGATAATCATGATTTTCCCGTGGTCTTAACAGACCTAAGAATGAAAGGTATGGATGGCGCGGAGTTGTTGGAGGAAATCGTCAAACATCATCCGGCAAGTAATGTCATCATGATGACGGCATTCGGAACCGTGGAATCTGCGGTGGAAGCTATGAAACGCGGGGCTTTTGATTATCTCACCAAACCCATAAAAACCGATGAGCTCTTGGTGACCATTGAAAAAGCGATGCGTGAGGCTATGCTCCGTCAGGAAGTGGTTCAGCTCAGACAACAAGTCAAACGGGATTATTCCTTTGACCAAATTTTGGGGAAAAGTAAGCCCATGCAAGAGGTGTTTGATTTGATTCGGCGAGTGGCGGATACCCAGACGAACATCTTAATTACCGGCGAGAGCGGCACAGGAAAAGAGCTCGTGGCCAAAGCCATTCATTTTAATAGCGGCAGGAAAAGTATGCCGTTTATTCCAGTGAACTGCGCAGCGATTCCGGAATTTCTGCTCGAGAGCGAATTGTTTGGCCATGTGAAGGGGTCGTTTACCGACGCAAAATCCGACAAGCGCGGCCTTTTCGAGGAGGCCAACAAAGGCACCCTTTTTCTCGATGAAATCAGCGAAATGCCCATGATGCTTCAAGCCAAATTACTTCGAGCCGTTCAGGAGCGAGAAATCCGTCGGGTGGGCGCGACCCGGCCTGTGGCAGTGGATGTGCGCATTATTGCCGCGACCAATTTACACCTGGCCGAAGAAGTCCAAGCCAAACGGTTTCGAGAAGATCTTTATTACCGATTGAATGTCATCGAGATTTGCCTGCCGCCACTCCGGGAACGGAAAGAGGATATTCCGCTGCTGTGTGACATGATGTTGGAAAAGTCTTCCGTTGGACGACAAAAGCAAGTCACGAAAATGTCGGAAGCTACTTTGGGTTTGTTATTAGATTATGCATGGCCGGGAAATGTCCGGGAACTGGAAAATATCATGGAGCGAGCGGTGACGCTGGCGCAGGGATCGGTGCTCACCCCCAATGATTTGCCGGCCGCCATTCGTGATGCACAAGGCGATCGTCATCTTGTCGAGGAAAGTGCCGAACGGCTACTGTCCTTAGAAGATATTGAACACTTATATATTCAACGCGTCTTAGAAAAAACCGGGGGCAATAAATTCAAGGCAGCGCAATTATTAGGCATTGATCGTAAAACCCTCTATCGCAAATTGGGAGACATGCAGAAATCCCAGGTATAA
- a CDS encoding universal stress protein, whose protein sequence is MKILLAIDGSKQSSFTVQALAHFRPIEEVTLVHTLPLPDLDHPMISPEMRDQAIKEIEDTLRPKGEALLDQIQQSLPQDIGTVHRIHEIGAPSSVILDTVKSAKPDLIMMGARGLGPIKELVLGSVSHRVLLHAPCSTLIMNHPLPTLHHILMPIEGKEDGEKMITYLSSLPFVSPPRISVMSVWPQPRLPWPVTLGQSQLLEDRALDHIRELTEAVAQQAKEKNFQSQALVGLGEPAFAILEQAKTLKPDMIVMGSHGRRGLSRFLLGSISHSLVHQSPYPVLVVR, encoded by the coding sequence ATGAAAATCTTGTTGGCTATTGATGGATCCAAGCAATCTTCCTTTACTGTACAAGCTCTTGCACATTTCAGGCCGATCGAGGAAGTCACCCTGGTCCATACACTCCCTCTGCCTGATCTGGATCACCCCATGATTTCTCCAGAAATGCGGGATCAAGCCATCAAGGAAATTGAAGACACCCTTCGTCCCAAGGGAGAGGCCCTATTGGACCAAATACAACAGTCCTTGCCCCAAGACATTGGAACAGTTCATCGTATTCATGAAATTGGGGCTCCCTCTTCGGTCATTCTAGACACAGTCAAATCAGCGAAGCCCGATCTCATTATGATGGGTGCAAGAGGCTTGGGGCCCATCAAGGAACTTGTGCTAGGCAGCGTGTCCCATCGAGTCCTTCTCCATGCACCCTGCTCGACGTTAATCATGAACCATCCACTTCCCACCCTGCATCACATTTTAATGCCGATAGAAGGGAAAGAAGATGGGGAGAAAATGATCACATACTTATCCTCTCTTCCCTTTGTCTCGCCCCCACGAATTTCCGTCATGTCGGTCTGGCCTCAGCCGCGATTACCCTGGCCGGTTACTTTGGGGCAAAGCCAATTATTGGAAGACCGTGCACTCGACCATATCCGTGAACTGACGGAAGCCGTTGCCCAACAAGCCAAAGAGAAGAATTTCCAAAGTCAGGCCCTGGTCGGATTAGGAGAACCAGCCTTTGCCATTTTAGAGCAGGCCAAAACGTTGAAACCCGATATGATCGTCATGGGGTCCCACGGACGTCGGGGCCTGTCACGATTTCTCTTGGGGAGCATCTCCCATAGCCTGGTACATCAATCGCCGTATCCGGTGCTGGTGGTGCGATAA